In Hamadaea flava, a genomic segment contains:
- a CDS encoding exo-rhamnogalacturonan lyase family protein produces MTAATTVRWLDGPTGNGTTWGVPWPRGTVAAGTPFALADGTPLQSWTTATWPDGSIKWTAHAISPAGPPLSAYELMPGVEPSVPAEPVTVTRTGDEVRVRTGAVTWTLRAPAVIASIEHDGRGVVRDVRMVSLRQDGPDDDGGRRRTRTTGTVERITVEQDGPVRAVVRLDGRHGDWLPFHLRLYFYAGQSDVRVMHTFVWDGDPERDFLAGLGLTADVVMRDPLHDRHVRIAGAEGFLTEAVRGLTGLRRDPGAAARQAQIAGRQVTGIEPGVAELLDFVPAWNDHTLDQSSADGFVLRKRTRPGHAWITVPSGTRSGGYAYVGGATGGGLGFGLRDFWKLHPTRLDVRDAAADVATATVWLWSPSAPAMDLRYWHDGLGQDTYADQLQGLEITYEDYEPGFGTPYGVARTHELSLRVHGATPSHDDLAADQAAMNAPGLLTAAPDRLLAAKVFGSWALPDKRHSDIEQRLDFLFDFYVGQREQRRWYGFWDYGDVMHAYDPDRHTWRYDIGGYAWDNSELSPDLWLWYQFLRTGRADVFRFAEAMTRHTGEVDVYHLGQWQGLGSRHNVQHWGCSCKQLRISNAAYRRFYYYLTADERTGDLLDELTTPETTFLAIDPIRKIRTDDYTPDPAALSIGLGTDWGSLAAAWLTRWERHGDTEARDRLLGTMADIGALPHGFFTGNARFDLRTGRIDPAAGEFGVSHLSAMFGLPEIVAELLGLDLDQPGFDRAWLDYCRLYLATPEQQTAELGAPLVGVSLVQAHSRLAAYAAARTGDPDLAALAWRTFTLDEGDQLNTNPLQRQPQWKTTRITGTTVLMPVDEAAFVSTNDAAQYGLAAIQLLALAAAQRPTEFGGHHPWSRSDDAPS; encoded by the coding sequence ATGACGGCCGCCACGACAGTGCGCTGGCTCGACGGGCCGACCGGTAACGGGACCACATGGGGCGTGCCCTGGCCGCGGGGCACAGTTGCTGCCGGAACCCCGTTCGCGCTGGCGGACGGCACCCCGCTGCAGAGCTGGACCACCGCCACCTGGCCGGACGGCTCGATCAAGTGGACTGCCCACGCGATCTCCCCGGCCGGTCCGCCCCTTTCGGCGTACGAGTTGATGCCCGGGGTGGAGCCGAGCGTGCCCGCGGAGCCGGTGACCGTGACGCGGACCGGCGACGAGGTGCGGGTCCGCACCGGCGCGGTGACCTGGACCCTGCGTGCGCCTGCGGTGATCGCGTCGATCGAGCACGACGGCCGCGGGGTCGTGCGCGACGTCCGGATGGTGAGCCTGCGGCAGGACGGCCCGGACGACGACGGCGGCCGCCGTCGGACCCGGACCACCGGCACGGTCGAGCGGATCACGGTCGAGCAGGACGGTCCGGTACGCGCGGTCGTGCGCCTGGATGGGCGGCACGGCGACTGGCTGCCGTTCCACCTCCGGCTCTACTTCTACGCAGGTCAGAGCGACGTACGCGTGATGCACACGTTCGTCTGGGACGGCGACCCCGAGCGCGACTTCCTGGCCGGGCTCGGGTTGACCGCCGACGTCGTGATGCGGGACCCGCTGCACGATCGGCACGTCCGCATCGCTGGAGCCGAAGGGTTCCTCACCGAGGCGGTCCGCGGCCTGACCGGGTTGCGCCGTGACCCGGGCGCAGCGGCGCGGCAGGCGCAGATCGCCGGACGTCAGGTGACCGGCATCGAGCCCGGTGTCGCCGAGCTGCTGGACTTCGTGCCCGCGTGGAACGACCACACCCTCGATCAGTCCAGTGCGGACGGATTCGTGCTGCGCAAGCGGACCCGACCCGGCCATGCCTGGATCACCGTCCCGTCCGGCACTCGATCCGGCGGGTACGCCTACGTCGGCGGCGCGACCGGCGGCGGGCTCGGCTTCGGCCTTCGCGACTTCTGGAAGCTGCACCCGACCCGGCTGGACGTCCGCGACGCGGCGGCCGACGTCGCGACCGCGACGGTGTGGCTGTGGTCGCCGAGCGCGCCCGCGATGGACCTGCGGTACTGGCACGACGGACTCGGCCAGGACACCTACGCCGACCAGCTGCAAGGGCTGGAGATCACCTACGAGGACTACGAGCCCGGCTTCGGCACGCCCTACGGCGTGGCCCGTACGCACGAGCTGAGCCTGCGGGTGCACGGCGCCACCCCGTCGCACGACGACCTCGCCGCCGACCAGGCCGCCATGAACGCGCCGGGACTGCTGACCGCCGCACCGGACCGGCTGCTCGCGGCGAAGGTGTTCGGCAGCTGGGCACTGCCCGACAAGCGCCACTCGGACATCGAACAGCGCCTGGACTTCCTGTTCGACTTCTACGTGGGCCAGCGCGAACAGCGCCGCTGGTACGGGTTCTGGGACTACGGCGACGTCATGCACGCCTACGACCCCGACCGGCACACCTGGCGCTACGACATCGGCGGGTACGCCTGGGACAACTCGGAGCTGTCACCCGACCTGTGGCTGTGGTACCAGTTCCTGCGCACCGGGCGGGCCGACGTCTTCCGGTTCGCCGAGGCGATGACCCGCCACACCGGCGAGGTCGACGTCTATCACCTCGGGCAATGGCAGGGCCTGGGCTCCCGGCACAACGTGCAGCACTGGGGATGCAGCTGCAAGCAGCTGCGCATCTCCAACGCCGCCTACCGCCGCTTCTACTACTACCTGACCGCCGACGAGCGTACGGGCGACCTGCTCGACGAGCTGACCACGCCGGAGACGACGTTCCTCGCGATCGACCCGATCCGCAAGATCCGCACCGACGACTACACGCCCGACCCGGCGGCGCTCTCGATCGGGCTGGGCACCGACTGGGGATCGCTGGCCGCCGCCTGGCTGACCCGTTGGGAACGCCACGGCGACACCGAGGCCCGCGACCGGTTGCTCGGCACGATGGCCGACATCGGCGCACTGCCGCATGGTTTCTTCACCGGCAACGCCCGATTCGACCTGCGTACCGGGCGGATCGACCCGGCGGCCGGCGAGTTCGGCGTCTCGCACCTGTCGGCCATGTTCGGGCTGCCCGAGATCGTCGCCGAACTGCTCGGCCTCGACCTCGACCAACCCGGCTTCGACCGGGCCTGGCTGGACTACTGCCGGCTCTACCTGGCCACGCCCGAGCAGCAGACCGCCGAACTCGGGGCGCCGCTGGTGGGCGTCTCACTCGTCCAGGCTCACAGCCGCCTGGCCGCGTACGCCGCCGCCCGGACGGGGGACCCAGACCTGGCCGCCCTCGCCTGGCGCACGTTCACCCTCGACGAAGGAGATCAGCTCAACACCAACCCGCTGCAACGCCAACCGCAATGGAAGACCACCCGGATCACCGGCACAACCGTGCTCATGCCCGTCGACGAAGCGGCCTTCGTGAGCACCAACGACGCCGCTCAATACGGGCTAGCCGCAATCCAGTTGCTCGCGCTCGCCGCAGCCCAACGCCCAACTGAATTCGGAGGTCACCACCCATGGAGCCGATCAGACGACGCACCGTCCTAG
- a CDS encoding exo-rhamnogalacturonan lyase family protein: MEPIRRRTVLAGLAGVPLTTFLPDLGPLGVSTAAYAAAAVPDVHLTWLEGAPGTPATTTWGTPWPQGAVPGDQTFQLSTADGGAVPMQSWPLAYWPDGTLKWSAHATAVSAPADSYTLAAGTPALPETAVTVTDQHSYLDVDTGVIRARIRKNGRELISQIWRGDVEIARKGVLVNLRQDHIEEDEEKAAPRDRFDSDITSVTVEQSGPVRAVVRIEGTHTNERGKSWLPFTVRLYFYAGAENIRMMHTFVYDRDGTRDYIAGLGVRFRVPMRDAAYDRHVRFVGDGHGMLTEAVKGITGLRRDPAASVRAAQVAGAKLADPSTWDQRVTTRLQYIPEWGDYTLSQLSADGFTVKKRTKKGYGWIGVDQGRRASGVGYVGGVSGGFAFGLRDFWQRHPTQLDIRQAHTEEAEVTVWLWSPQAEPMDMRFYHDGMGQDTYPEQLQGLEITYEDYEPAFGTPYGIARTSELTFWALAATPSADRLADIADQVRTPPQLINPVGHLVTSKVFGGLFAPVDRSNPVKAVIEDHLDFLFGFYQRQVDQRHWYGFWDYGDIMHTFDEDRLVWRYDIGGYAWDNSELSPDLWLWYAFLRSGRADIFRFAEAMTRHTGEVDVYHLGKWAGLGTRHGVQHWADSAKQQRISTAVYRRVYYYLTADERTGDLLSQLVDSDRTFLVLDPLRKIRTEPYTPDPHALSIGLGTDWSGLAAAWLTEWERHGPKADLAKAKLLGTMETIAAMPNGFVTGSGLYDLDTGRFAPVAAKTVSVSHLSAMFGQVEICAEVIGLVEVPGFENAWLQYCRLFNASKTEQAAECGANFGNLILKQGHARLTAYAAVRLNRDDLATRAWKEFYTGDGYGPALPWTSKEVTSTLNPTEAATWVSTNTTALYGLAAIQNLALIGDKIIAP, from the coding sequence ATGGAGCCGATCAGACGACGCACCGTCCTAGCCGGCCTGGCCGGCGTACCGCTGACCACCTTCCTGCCCGACCTCGGGCCGCTCGGCGTCTCCACCGCCGCATACGCCGCTGCCGCCGTCCCCGACGTCCACCTGACCTGGCTCGAAGGCGCGCCGGGCACTCCCGCGACCACCACCTGGGGTACGCCGTGGCCGCAAGGCGCGGTCCCCGGCGACCAGACGTTCCAGCTGTCCACTGCGGACGGTGGGGCCGTGCCGATGCAGAGCTGGCCGCTGGCGTACTGGCCCGACGGGACGCTCAAATGGAGCGCCCACGCCACCGCCGTATCGGCCCCCGCCGACTCGTACACCTTGGCCGCCGGAACTCCGGCCCTTCCCGAGACCGCTGTCACCGTCACCGACCAGCACAGCTACCTCGACGTCGACACCGGCGTCATCCGCGCCCGGATCCGCAAGAACGGGCGGGAGCTGATCAGCCAGATCTGGCGCGGCGACGTCGAGATCGCGCGCAAGGGCGTACTCGTCAACCTGCGCCAGGACCACATCGAGGAGGACGAGGAGAAGGCCGCCCCGCGCGACCGCTTCGACAGCGACATCACCTCCGTCACTGTCGAACAGTCCGGGCCGGTCCGCGCGGTCGTGCGGATCGAGGGAACGCACACCAACGAACGCGGCAAGTCCTGGCTGCCGTTCACCGTCCGGCTGTACTTCTACGCGGGCGCGGAGAACATCCGCATGATGCACACGTTCGTCTACGACCGCGACGGCACCCGCGACTACATCGCCGGCTTGGGCGTACGCTTCCGGGTCCCGATGCGCGACGCCGCGTACGACCGGCATGTGCGCTTCGTCGGCGACGGGCACGGCATGCTCACCGAGGCCGTCAAAGGCATCACCGGCCTGCGCCGCGACCCGGCCGCGAGCGTACGCGCCGCGCAGGTCGCCGGGGCCAAGCTGGCCGATCCGTCCACCTGGGACCAACGGGTCACCACCCGGTTGCAGTACATCCCCGAATGGGGCGACTACACCCTGAGCCAACTGTCGGCCGACGGGTTCACGGTGAAGAAGCGCACGAAGAAGGGCTACGGCTGGATCGGCGTCGACCAGGGCCGCCGGGCCTCGGGCGTCGGCTACGTCGGCGGGGTGAGCGGCGGATTCGCGTTCGGTCTGCGCGACTTCTGGCAGCGGCACCCCACCCAGCTCGACATCCGCCAGGCACACACCGAGGAGGCCGAGGTCACCGTCTGGCTGTGGTCGCCGCAGGCCGAGCCGATGGACATGCGGTTCTACCACGACGGGATGGGGCAGGACACCTATCCCGAGCAGCTTCAAGGCCTGGAGATCACCTACGAGGACTACGAGCCCGCGTTCGGCACGCCCTACGGCATCGCCCGCACCAGCGAGCTGACCTTCTGGGCGCTGGCCGCGACCCCGTCGGCGGACCGGCTCGCCGACATCGCCGACCAGGTGCGTACGCCGCCGCAGCTGATCAACCCGGTCGGGCATCTGGTGACCAGCAAGGTCTTCGGCGGCCTGTTCGCGCCGGTCGACCGGTCGAACCCGGTGAAGGCCGTCATCGAGGACCACCTGGACTTCCTGTTCGGCTTCTACCAGCGGCAGGTGGATCAGCGACACTGGTACGGCTTCTGGGACTACGGCGACATCATGCACACCTTCGACGAAGACCGCCTCGTCTGGCGCTACGACATCGGCGGCTACGCGTGGGACAACTCCGAACTGTCGCCCGACCTCTGGCTCTGGTACGCCTTCCTGCGCTCCGGCCGGGCCGACATCTTCCGGTTCGCCGAGGCGATGACCCGGCACACCGGTGAGGTCGACGTCTACCACCTCGGCAAATGGGCCGGGCTCGGCACCCGGCACGGGGTGCAGCACTGGGCCGACAGCGCCAAACAACAACGCATCAGCACCGCGGTCTACCGTCGCGTCTACTACTACCTGACCGCCGACGAGCGTACGGGCGACCTGCTGTCGCAGCTCGTCGACTCCGATCGCACGTTCCTGGTCCTCGACCCGCTCCGCAAGATCCGCACCGAGCCGTACACACCGGACCCGCACGCGCTGTCCATCGGGCTCGGCACCGACTGGAGCGGCCTGGCCGCCGCCTGGCTGACCGAATGGGAACGCCACGGCCCCAAGGCCGACCTGGCGAAGGCGAAGCTGCTCGGCACGATGGAGACGATCGCCGCGATGCCGAACGGGTTCGTCACCGGCAGCGGGCTCTACGACCTCGACACCGGCCGGTTCGCGCCGGTCGCCGCCAAGACCGTCAGCGTCTCGCACCTGAGTGCCATGTTCGGCCAGGTCGAGATCTGCGCCGAGGTCATCGGCCTGGTCGAGGTGCCCGGCTTCGAGAACGCCTGGCTCCAGTACTGCCGATTGTTCAACGCTTCCAAGACCGAGCAGGCCGCCGAGTGCGGGGCGAACTTCGGCAACCTCATCCTCAAGCAGGGGCATGCGCGGCTCACCGCGTACGCGGCCGTCCGGTTGAACCGTGACGACCTGGCCACCCGAGCCTGGAAGGAGTTCTACACCGGCGACGGCTACGGGCCCGCGCTGCCGTGGACCAGCAAGGAGGTCACCTCGACGCTCAACCCGACCGAGGCCGCGACCTGGGTGTCCACCAACACGACCGCGCTCTACGGACTGGCCGCGATCCAGAACCTTGCCCTCATCGGCGACAAGATCATCGCGCCGTAG
- a CDS encoding carbohydrate ABC transporter permease, whose protein sequence is MAIDNVAGPAAQRRRGVRHHESAGSRVFDVLNVVVLLALAAITVLPLLYVVAGSFATEAEIDSRPFFLWPQKFVTDGYDYIFASGTFLRALLTTICVTAVGTVVQVGLTLTMAYPLSKRALPGRTMAINLVVFTLVFSGGMIPTYLVVRDLGLLDSYWALILPLAINPFYLLIVKSFFQELPEALEEAARIDGCNELGVFWRIVLPLSKPVIATFSLFYAVGIWNDYMSPLLYIDDERKWTLQVLVRQLTAANADSENALNALEGAFFPQQGVKFAIIVLATLPILLVYPFLQKHFAKGVLIGSVKE, encoded by the coding sequence ATGGCAATCGACAACGTCGCCGGGCCGGCGGCCCAGCGTCGCCGCGGGGTCCGGCACCACGAATCGGCCGGCAGCCGGGTCTTCGACGTCCTCAACGTCGTCGTCCTCCTCGCGCTGGCGGCCATCACCGTGCTGCCGCTGCTCTACGTGGTAGCCGGGTCGTTCGCCACCGAGGCGGAGATCGACTCCCGGCCGTTCTTCCTCTGGCCGCAGAAGTTCGTCACCGACGGCTACGACTACATCTTCGCCAGCGGAACGTTCCTGCGCGCCCTGCTCACGACGATCTGCGTCACGGCGGTCGGCACCGTCGTCCAGGTCGGGCTCACGCTGACGATGGCGTACCCGCTGTCGAAGCGCGCGCTGCCGGGCCGGACCATGGCCATCAACCTGGTCGTGTTCACCCTCGTGTTCAGCGGCGGCATGATCCCCACCTACCTCGTCGTCCGCGACCTGGGCCTGCTCGACAGCTACTGGGCGCTGATCCTGCCGCTGGCGATCAACCCGTTCTACCTGCTCATCGTCAAGAGCTTCTTCCAGGAGCTGCCGGAGGCGCTGGAAGAGGCCGCGCGCATCGACGGCTGCAACGAACTCGGGGTGTTCTGGCGGATCGTCCTGCCGCTGTCCAAACCCGTGATCGCGACGTTCTCGCTGTTCTACGCGGTCGGCATCTGGAACGACTACATGTCGCCACTGCTCTACATCGACGACGAGCGCAAATGGACGCTCCAGGTGCTGGTCCGGCAGCTCACCGCGGCGAACGCGGACTCCGAGAACGCCCTCAACGCCCTGGAGGGTGCGTTCTTCCCGCAGCAGGGTGTCAAGTTCGCCATCATCGTGCTGGCGACGCTGCCCATCCTGCTGGTGTATCCGTTCCTGCAGAAGCACTTCGCCAAGGGCGTCCTGATCGGGTCGGTCAAGGAATGA
- a CDS encoding extracellular solute-binding protein: MTTPTLRRRLLAAGLALAGVLGVAACGDEPEQTSLDTISMMTRLFGTAPAADGELQKAVEKLIGKKLDISWVPNADYNDKTNVVLASNKIPDVMVVDEKAPTFVKAAEAGAFWDLTGKLDKYPNLKAADAQTERNSSVNGKVYGVYRIRPLLRSAVVIRKDWLAKVGLTEPQSVDDLYKIAKAFTEQDPDGNGKKDTYGLIIPKWPGGYASSSPYDVMETWFGAPNGWGERNGKLVPGFDTDEFLQANRELKKWIDEGLVNKDFATLDSANWNDPFVQGKGGIIIDVNVRANQLIDLFKQKTPNDIDKVVMVGNLKRSDGQKFSAPFTGYNNVLAISKQRVRTDKQLDELLTVLDKLESKEGSALLSNGIEGRNYKVDNGKAVPINQDDPAVKIIQNDVDKAFIQLGTRASVGVGQFAPAYGDQVSQKLYDLRATLMTEDLKTAVHNPALAVISPTLVQKGATLNLIIPDARIKYLSGAITEDQLKAEIKRWYDSGGTQVAQETNDLVAKLK, translated from the coding sequence ATGACGACACCGACCCTGCGTCGCCGGCTGCTGGCGGCCGGGCTCGCACTCGCCGGCGTCCTCGGCGTCGCCGCGTGCGGCGACGAACCGGAGCAGACATCGCTCGACACGATCAGCATGATGACCCGCCTGTTCGGCACCGCGCCGGCCGCCGACGGGGAACTGCAGAAGGCCGTCGAGAAGCTGATCGGCAAGAAGCTCGACATCAGCTGGGTGCCCAACGCGGACTACAACGACAAGACCAACGTCGTGCTGGCGTCCAACAAGATCCCCGACGTGATGGTGGTCGACGAGAAGGCCCCGACGTTCGTCAAGGCCGCCGAGGCCGGCGCGTTCTGGGACCTGACCGGCAAGCTCGACAAGTACCCGAACCTCAAGGCCGCCGACGCGCAGACCGAGCGCAACTCCTCGGTCAACGGCAAGGTCTACGGCGTCTACCGGATCCGGCCGCTGCTGCGCTCGGCCGTGGTCATCCGCAAGGACTGGCTGGCCAAGGTCGGCCTGACCGAGCCGCAGTCGGTCGACGACCTGTACAAGATCGCCAAGGCGTTCACCGAGCAGGACCCCGACGGCAACGGCAAGAAGGACACCTACGGTCTGATCATTCCGAAGTGGCCCGGCGGCTACGCCAGCTCCAGCCCGTACGACGTGATGGAGACCTGGTTCGGGGCGCCCAACGGCTGGGGCGAGCGTAACGGCAAGCTCGTGCCCGGCTTCGACACCGACGAGTTCCTCCAGGCCAACCGTGAGCTGAAGAAGTGGATCGACGAGGGCCTGGTCAACAAGGACTTCGCCACCCTGGACAGCGCCAACTGGAACGACCCGTTCGTCCAGGGCAAGGGCGGCATCATCATCGACGTCAACGTCCGGGCGAACCAGCTGATCGACCTGTTCAAGCAGAAGACCCCCAACGACATCGACAAGGTCGTCATGGTGGGCAACCTGAAGCGGTCGGACGGCCAGAAGTTCTCCGCCCCGTTCACCGGCTACAACAACGTGCTGGCCATCTCCAAGCAGCGCGTACGCACCGACAAGCAACTCGACGAGCTGCTGACGGTGCTGGACAAGCTGGAGTCCAAGGAGGGCTCGGCGCTGCTCAGCAACGGCATCGAGGGCCGCAACTACAAGGTCGACAACGGCAAGGCGGTCCCGATCAATCAGGACGACCCGGCCGTCAAGATCATCCAGAACGATGTGGACAAGGCGTTCATCCAGCTCGGCACCCGGGCCAGCGTCGGTGTCGGCCAGTTCGCGCCGGCGTACGGGGACCAGGTGTCGCAGAAGCTCTACGACCTGCGCGCCACGCTGATGACCGAGGACCTCAAGACGGCGGTGCACAACCCGGCACTGGCGGTCATCTCGCCGACCCTGGTGCAGAAGGGCGCGACGCTCAACCTGATCATCCCGGACGCCCGGATCAAGTACCTGTCCGGCGCGATCACCGAGGACCAGCTCAAGGCCGAGATCAAGCGCTGGTACGACAGCGGTGGCACCCAGGTGGCCCAGGAGACCAACGACCTGGTGGCAAAGCTCAAGTGA
- a CDS encoding ABC transporter permease gives MATDLVPGVTPETPKTSRPPSGRAARRAPGRVLASALRHRWLYVMLLPGVVYFLVFKYWPMYGLHIAFKEYLPFLGYSGSPWVGFKQFQTLFAGPDFGRLMLNTLILALLTIVFVFPAPIVVALMLNELRTVLVKRSIQSLIYIPHFLSWTIVASLTYLLFSVDFGVLANFIHTLVGGEQVDYVAQETWFRPIIVLQLLWKQTGWGTIIYLAALAGVDTQLYEAARVDGAGRWRQLWHITLPAIRPAIVVMAILTSGHLLDSGFEQIWLMTTSLNRSVSDVFDTYVYYIGITQGAYSYSTAVGLFKGATGVLLIAGSNWLAKRLGQRGLY, from the coding sequence TTGGCCACCGACCTCGTCCCCGGTGTGACACCGGAGACTCCGAAGACCAGCCGGCCGCCGTCCGGCCGCGCCGCTCGCCGGGCGCCCGGCCGCGTACTCGCGTCGGCGCTGCGGCATCGCTGGCTGTACGTCATGCTGCTGCCCGGCGTGGTGTACTTCCTGGTCTTCAAGTACTGGCCGATGTACGGCCTGCACATCGCGTTCAAGGAATACCTGCCGTTCCTGGGCTACTCGGGCAGCCCATGGGTGGGGTTCAAGCAGTTCCAGACGCTGTTCGCCGGTCCCGACTTCGGCCGGCTGATGCTCAACACCCTGATCCTGGCGCTGCTGACGATCGTGTTCGTCTTCCCGGCGCCCATCGTGGTCGCGCTGATGCTCAACGAGCTGCGTACGGTGCTGGTCAAGCGATCGATCCAGTCGCTGATCTACATCCCGCACTTCCTGTCGTGGACGATCGTGGCATCGCTGACCTACCTGCTGTTCTCCGTCGACTTCGGAGTCCTCGCCAATTTCATCCACACCCTCGTGGGCGGCGAACAGGTCGACTACGTGGCGCAGGAGACCTGGTTCCGGCCGATCATCGTGCTGCAACTGCTGTGGAAGCAGACCGGCTGGGGCACGATCATCTACCTGGCCGCGCTCGCGGGCGTCGACACCCAGCTCTACGAGGCGGCCCGGGTCGACGGCGCCGGGCGCTGGCGGCAGCTGTGGCACATCACGCTGCCGGCGATCCGGCCCGCGATCGTCGTGATGGCCATCCTGACCTCCGGCCACCTGCTGGACTCCGGGTTCGAGCAGATCTGGCTCATGACCACCTCGCTGAACCGGTCGGTGTCCGACGTGTTCGACACGTACGTCTACTACATCGGCATCACGCAGGGCGCGTACAGCTATTCCACGGCCGTCGGCCTGTTCAAAGGCGCCACCGGCGTACTGCTGATCGCCGGCTCGAACTGGCTGGCCAAACGTCTCGGCCAGCGCGGCCTGTACTGA